The proteins below come from a single Plantactinospora sp. KBS50 genomic window:
- a CDS encoding IS630 family transposase produces the protein MGRRPEVFVRALSMAEGQRLQKITRTAKNPVKLRRAIVVLMSGQGQPVPDIAYLLKATEDYVRDVVHAFNERGFDALDPKWTGGTPNKINEQTRDWICVIARCDPRFLGQPIATWSLSKLRDYLIATGQVDTISIETVRRILHERGVTWQTSKTWKASNDPDFTAKMRRVLDLYDHPPAGGRVICVDEFGPLNLQPRPGKAWKPQGKPVRLRATYHRDHGVRHMIASLDLATGRIHYRIRDRKRSSEFLDFLKSLRRRWPGQTLHLILDNFSPHKHPTVRAWCQANDVELVFLPTYSSWLNWIEAEFAALRYFTLNGTDHRTHAEQDTAIGDYIRWHNQQARPKTGYATKSKIRHPDYPFKAA, from the coding sequence GTGGGACGACGCCCGGAAGTGTTCGTGCGGGCGCTGTCGATGGCCGAGGGCCAGCGGCTGCAGAAGATCACGCGGACCGCGAAGAACCCGGTCAAGCTGCGCCGGGCGATCGTGGTTCTGATGTCCGGCCAGGGCCAGCCGGTGCCCGACATCGCGTACCTGCTCAAGGCCACCGAGGACTACGTCCGCGACGTGGTCCACGCGTTCAACGAGCGGGGGTTCGACGCGCTGGACCCAAAATGGACAGGGGGCACACCGAACAAGATCAATGAGCAGACCCGCGACTGGATCTGCGTGATCGCCCGGTGTGACCCCCGCTTCCTCGGCCAGCCGATTGCGACCTGGTCGCTGTCCAAGCTGCGTGACTACCTGATCGCCACCGGCCAAGTGGACACGATCAGCATCGAGACCGTCCGGCGGATCCTGCACGAACGCGGCGTCACCTGGCAGACGTCGAAGACGTGGAAGGCCAGCAACGACCCGGACTTCACCGCCAAGATGCGCCGGGTCCTCGACCTCTACGACCATCCACCGGCCGGCGGCCGGGTCATCTGCGTCGACGAGTTCGGGCCGCTGAACCTGCAGCCCCGGCCGGGCAAAGCCTGGAAACCGCAGGGCAAACCGGTCCGACTCCGGGCGACGTACCACCGTGACCACGGTGTCCGGCACATGATCGCCAGCCTCGACCTGGCCACCGGACGAATCCACTACCGGATCCGGGACCGGAAACGATCGAGCGAGTTCCTCGACTTCCTCAAGAGCCTGCGGCGCCGCTGGCCAGGACAGACGCTGCACCTGATCCTGGACAACTTCTCCCCACACAAGCACCCCACCGTCCGGGCCTGGTGCCAGGCCAACGACGTTGAGCTGGTCTTCCTGCCGACCTACAGCTCCTGGCTGAACTGGATCGAAGCCGAGTTCGCCGCTTTGCGCTACTTCACCCTCAACGGCACCGACCACCGCACCCACGCCGAACAGGACACCGCGATCGGTGACTACATCCGCTGGCACAACCAGCAGGCCCGCCCGAAAACGGGATACGCGACCAAATCCAAGATCCGCCACCCGGATTACCCCTTCAAGGCCGCATGA